The Abditibacteriota bacterium genome has a window encoding:
- the hfq gene encoding RNA chaperone Hfq produces MKSGYNLQDQYLNCARKEKIPVTIFLQNGVSLKGLVKGFDVFTVILEQMPGKPWTLVYKHAIVSVVPKENITGLNEPCCCDEGKECKEGGEAGEGCCEAKEGCGE; encoded by the coding sequence ATGAAGTCAGGCTATAATTTGCAGGATCAGTATCTGAACTGCGCGAGAAAAGAAAAGATTCCCGTCACTATTTTTTTGCAGAACGGCGTATCCCTGAAGGGACTGGTCAAGGGCTTTGACGTATTTACCGTGATCCTCGAACAGATGCCGGGCAAGCCCTGGACTCTGGTGTACAAGCACGCCATCGTGTCCGTGGTGCCCAAGGAAAACATCACCGGACTCAACGAGCCCTGCTGCTGTGACGAAGGCAAGGAATGCAAGGAAGGCGGAGAGGCCGGAGAGGGCTGCTGCGAAGCCAAGGAAGGCTGCGGAGAATAA
- a CDS encoding diaminopimelate epimerase → MSCASGLKFVKMHGIGNDFVVIDCTERHFSDSEQSNIARGACDRHFGIGSDGTILVYPSVICDFRMRMFNPDGTEAEMCGNGIRTFAKYIYDCGMSTSTRLSVETLAGIKYVDLDVAEGVCRSVRVNMGAPRLSAKEIPFAGTPEADKVLGFPVEACGREFAVTCVNMGNPHCVTIVDDINDIRLTEWGPALERHSLFPKKTNVEFVQIPDRDNVFMRVWERGAAETLACGTGACASAVAAILNGRTERKVNLHLAGGDLQIEWAEDGNVYMTGPAATVYEGEVPPERLERWLKGWIN, encoded by the coding sequence ATGAGCTGCGCATCCGGACTCAAATTCGTGAAGATGCACGGCATAGGCAATGATTTTGTCGTAATAGACTGCACCGAGCGCCACTTTTCCGACTCGGAGCAGAGCAATATCGCCCGGGGAGCCTGCGACAGGCATTTCGGCATAGGCAGCGACGGCACCATACTGGTGTATCCCTCGGTGATATGCGATTTCCGCATGAGGATGTTCAATCCGGACGGCACTGAGGCGGAGATGTGCGGCAACGGTATCAGGACCTTTGCCAAATATATATATGACTGCGGAATGTCAACTTCTACCCGTCTGTCGGTGGAGACCCTGGCCGGGATCAAATACGTGGATCTCGACGTGGCGGAGGGCGTCTGCCGCTCCGTCAGAGTGAACATGGGCGCTCCCCGTCTGTCAGCAAAAGAGATACCCTTTGCCGGCACCCCGGAGGCCGACAAGGTCCTGGGCTTCCCCGTGGAGGCCTGCGGCAGAGAATTTGCCGTGACCTGCGTCAACATGGGCAACCCTCACTGCGTCACCATAGTGGACGACATCAACGACATCCGCCTGACAGAGTGGGGACCCGCCCTGGAACGGCACAGCCTGTTTCCCAAAAAGACCAACGTGGAATTTGTACAGATCCCCGACAGGGACAACGTGTTCATGAGGGTCTGGGAGAGAGGTGCCGCCGAGACCCTGGCCTGCGGCACAGGAGCCTGCGCTTCCGCCGTGGCGGCCATACTCAACGGCAGGACCGAACGCAAGGTGAACCTGCATCTCGCCGGCGGCGACCTGCAGATAGAATGGGCCGAGGACGGCAACGTGTATATGACCGGGCCCGCCGCCACAGTCTATGAGGGAGAAGTGCCTCCCGAAAGGCTGGAGCGCTGGCTGAAAGGCTGGATCAATTGA
- the purD gene encoding phosphoribosylamine--glycine ligase, which produces MNVLIVGSGGRECAMAQKCSESPLLSRLYTLPGNAGMEKYSRRIKDVKASDIPGIVAKAKEIGADLVIVGPETPLIAGLADALEAENIPVFGCCKSAARMEGSKSFAKSIMEKYHIPTAACRVFTDSAEAVSYIDSIAGGDPIVVKADGEAAGKGVFVCPDPEDAKKAARSMLDDRLFGDSGSRIIIEEYLDGPETTVLSFVDGDAFVVMPPSQDHKRAFDGDQGPNTGGMGVYSPVPAYTPEISAFVNERIIGATLRALKAEGICYRGVLYTGLALTSKGPKVVEFNVRFGDPETQVILPLMTGDFLEACLLTATGRLKEARITFADKKAVSVVMASGGYPGSYEKGKPITGIEEAEKTALVYHAGTEIAGGRICTSGGRVLNVTCLGDTFDQCIEDVYKAVGKISFDKCFYRKDIAWRVR; this is translated from the coding sequence GTGAACGTTCTTATAGTAGGAAGCGGCGGCAGAGAGTGCGCCATGGCGCAGAAGTGCTCCGAGAGCCCCCTTCTTTCCCGGCTGTACACCCTGCCGGGCAACGCCGGCATGGAAAAATATTCCCGGCGTATCAAAGACGTGAAGGCGTCCGACATACCCGGCATAGTCGCCAAGGCCAAAGAGATCGGCGCCGATCTGGTCATAGTGGGACCCGAGACGCCCCTTATCGCAGGATTGGCCGACGCTCTCGAGGCCGAAAACATCCCCGTGTTCGGCTGCTGCAAATCGGCGGCCCGCATGGAGGGCAGCAAGAGCTTTGCCAAGAGCATCATGGAAAAATATCACATCCCCACGGCGGCCTGCCGGGTGTTCACCGACTCCGCCGAGGCAGTGAGCTACATCGACTCCATTGCCGGCGGGGACCCCATAGTCGTGAAGGCAGACGGCGAGGCGGCGGGCAAGGGCGTATTCGTGTGTCCCGACCCGGAGGACGCCAAAAAGGCGGCCCGCAGCATGCTGGACGACAGGCTCTTCGGCGATTCGGGCAGCCGCATCATCATAGAAGAATATCTGGACGGTCCCGAGACCACAGTGCTGTCCTTTGTGGACGGCGACGCCTTCGTGGTCATGCCTCCCTCCCAGGATCACAAGAGAGCCTTTGACGGAGACCAAGGGCCCAACACGGGCGGCATGGGCGTCTATTCCCCGGTGCCCGCCTACACCCCGGAGATATCCGCATTTGTCAATGAGCGCATCATAGGCGCCACCCTCCGGGCCCTGAAGGCCGAGGGCATCTGCTACAGGGGCGTGCTCTACACGGGCCTGGCCCTGACCTCCAAAGGCCCCAAGGTAGTGGAGTTCAACGTGCGCTTCGGCGACCCCGAGACCCAGGTGATACTGCCTCTGATGACCGGCGACTTTCTGGAGGCCTGCCTGCTGACAGCCACCGGCAGACTGAAGGAAGCCCGCATCACCTTTGCCGACAAAAAAGCCGTGTCCGTGGTCATGGCCTCCGGCGGCTATCCCGGCAGCTACGAGAAGGGCAAGCCCATCACCGGCATAGAGGAGGCGGAAAAGACCGCCCTGGTCTATCACGCCGGCACAGAGATCGCGGGCGGCCGGATCTGCACCTCCGGCGGCAGAGTGCTGAACGTCACCTGCCTGGGAGACACCTTTGACCAATGCATCGAAGACGTGTACAAGGCCGTGGGCAAGATCAGCTTTGACAAGTGCTTCTACCGCAAGGACATAGCCTGGCGGGTGAGATGA
- a CDS encoding cytidylate kinase-like family protein, producing the protein MTDTIDTKSILKNSEELNFNPANLKIITISRTTGSGASIVAQRLAEDMGWTVWDRNLLLSLAKDANIQKEIFRVIDEKHLDEASSYAYSLFGDTTLGGMVYTRQLARTIWAICAANKAIIIGRGANFIVPNALHVRIDAPFGVRTENMIKFENMTREEAEKSLKVADRDRRNFLVKAFGKDKVDTFPFDLQLNMNRLTKDDASQLIRLAFAQHEAKLKIKYADYLL; encoded by the coding sequence ATGACGGACACCATCGACACCAAGAGCATACTGAAAAACAGCGAAGAGCTGAACTTTAACCCCGCCAATCTGAAGATCATCACTATCTCCAGGACCACCGGCAGCGGCGCGTCCATCGTGGCTCAGAGGCTGGCGGAGGATATGGGCTGGACCGTGTGGGACCGCAATCTGCTGCTGTCCCTGGCCAAGGACGCCAATATACAAAAGGAGATCTTCAGGGTGATAGACGAAAAGCACCTTGACGAAGCCTCGTCCTACGCATACAGCCTGTTTGGAGACACCACTCTGGGCGGCATGGTCTATACCCGGCAGCTGGCCCGCACCATCTGGGCCATATGCGCGGCCAACAAGGCCATCATCATAGGCCGCGGCGCCAACTTCATCGTGCCCAACGCCCTGCACGTCAGGATAGACGCGCCCTTTGGCGTGCGGACGGAGAATATGATCAAGTTTGAGAATATGACCCGCGAAGAAGCCGAAAAGAGCCTGAAGGTCGCCGACCGGGACAGAAGGAACTTTTTGGTGAAGGCCTTTGGCAAGGACAAGGTGGACACCTTTCCCTTTGACCTGCAGCTGAATATGAACCGGCTGACCAAGGACGACGCCAGCCAGCTCATCAGGCTGGCCTTTGCCCAGCACGAGGCCAAGCTGAAGATCAAATACGCGGACTACCTGCTGTAA
- a CDS encoding BamA/TamA family outer membrane protein: MKRYPIYVLIFILLLVSGFCYSQEAAPGEAAPAEAAAAEAAPAEEAPAEAAPAEAAPAEETPAEEAPAEAAPAEEAPAEAAPAEAAPAEETPAEEAPAEAAPAEETPAEASPAEAAPAEETPAEAAPAEAAPAEETPAEAAPAEAAPAEAAPAEAAPAEAAPAEAAPAEAAPAEEYHGPRVAQIVITGNQNINTDVILATITTRIGDPWDLTLVQKDIEAMDNMGFFGAVTYKQETTAAGIVLTYDVVENPKINRIVITGNGPLPVEELEALLKSRSGNVLNDVNLNSDYHAIVEHYAEKGYYATIDVNDEVIIPNVEEVKNEAGEVVETRDLGTVDVNIPIVVYRVGLIKFTGNKKTKTFVIAREMTLKTGDYFNSEVMNQDYQTLYNLGFFETIGRYEYEEAEDQEGVIDITIPVTEKKTGQLNLGVGYSSRQKLVGQVRVSDTNFRGMGRNVSFLWEQGTRSGYKGGASWEANYTEPWLLGKKIAASLSIYNKLIYRFNKGTWSSSSSLGSDVNYDERHKGTSVTFTKPMGKHSSVALGLKYDDVNTNPDLLREDELWKIIQDGETTSATVEFTRDTRNYIALPTKGSYQAVSVEAGHVDGSRYATTEYPYVFKHVPMKGNFTKVEGEYRYFWAPRYMVTDADGNKVPGEYTGDPSKDRRGVVAVRVKGGVISGTVPFFEQFFVGGADTVRGYTEDRFWGKRMVFANLEYRKPILDYFTLVAFFDYGSAWGSSETINYKDLKQNYSFKGHYGYGLGARFNTPIGNLRLDWGFGDEGNKAHFSMGHMF, from the coding sequence ATGAAGAGATATCCAATATACGTCTTAATTTTTATACTGCTGCTGGTCTCCGGCTTCTGTTATTCTCAGGAGGCGGCGCCCGGTGAAGCGGCGCCTGCAGAGGCGGCAGCCGCCGAGGCTGCCCCTGCGGAAGAGGCTCCTGCCGAGGCCGCGCCCGCCGAGGCCGCGCCTGCGGAAGAGACCCCCGCCGAGGAGGCCCCTGCCGAGGCTGCGCCTGCGGAAGAGGCTCCTGCCGAGGCGGCGCCCGCCGAAGCCGCGCCTGCGGAAGAGACCCCCGCCGAGGAGGCCCCTGCCGAGGCTGCGCCTGCAGAAGAGACTCCCGCCGAGGCTTCGCCTGCCGAGGCCGCTCCCGCCGAGGAGACCCCCGCAGAAGCTGCTCCCGCCGAGGCCGCTCCCGCCGAGGAGACCCCCGCCGAAGCTGCTCCTGCCGAGGCCGCGCCCGCAGAAGCCGCTCCCGCTGAGGCTGCTCCCGCAGAAGCCGCTCCCGCCGAGGCTGCGCCTGCAGAGGCCGCTCCCGCCGAGGAATACCACGGCCCGAGAGTCGCTCAGATAGTCATCACCGGCAACCAGAACATCAATACAGACGTGATATTGGCCACCATTACCACCCGCATAGGCGATCCCTGGGATCTGACACTGGTCCAGAAGGACATCGAAGCCATGGACAACATGGGCTTTTTCGGAGCGGTCACCTACAAGCAGGAGACCACCGCCGCCGGCATAGTCCTTACCTATGACGTGGTGGAGAACCCCAAGATCAATCGCATAGTCATCACAGGCAACGGTCCTCTCCCCGTGGAGGAACTGGAGGCTCTGCTGAAGAGCCGGTCGGGCAACGTGCTGAACGACGTCAATCTCAACAGCGACTATCACGCCATAGTGGAGCACTACGCCGAGAAGGGCTACTACGCCACCATCGACGTGAACGACGAGGTCATCATCCCCAACGTGGAGGAAGTGAAAAACGAGGCCGGCGAGGTGGTGGAGACCAGAGATCTGGGCACCGTGGACGTGAATATACCCATCGTGGTCTATAGAGTGGGGCTCATCAAATTCACCGGCAACAAGAAGACCAAGACCTTCGTCATAGCCAGAGAGATGACCCTCAAGACCGGAGACTACTTCAACTCCGAGGTCATGAATCAGGACTATCAGACCCTGTACAACCTGGGCTTTTTTGAGACTATCGGCAGATATGAATACGAGGAAGCCGAGGACCAGGAAGGGGTCATCGATATCACCATACCCGTCACCGAGAAAAAGACCGGCCAGCTGAACCTGGGCGTAGGCTATTCCAGCCGCCAGAAGCTGGTGGGCCAGGTCAGAGTGTCCGACACCAACTTCCGGGGCATGGGCAGAAACGTGTCCTTCCTGTGGGAACAGGGCACCAGGAGCGGCTACAAGGGCGGAGCCAGCTGGGAAGCCAATTACACCGAGCCCTGGCTCCTGGGCAAAAAGATCGCCGCCTCCCTGTCCATCTACAACAAGCTGATATACCGCTTCAACAAGGGCACCTGGAGCAGCTCCAGCTCTCTGGGCAGCGACGTCAACTACGACGAAAGGCACAAGGGCACCTCGGTGACCTTTACCAAGCCCATGGGCAAGCACAGCTCCGTGGCTCTGGGACTGAAATACGACGACGTGAACACCAATCCCGACCTGCTGAGGGAGGACGAGCTGTGGAAGATCATCCAGGACGGCGAGACCACCTCCGCCACGGTGGAATTCACGAGAGACACCCGCAACTACATCGCTCTTCCCACCAAGGGCAGCTATCAGGCTGTGAGCGTGGAGGCCGGCCACGTGGACGGCTCCAGATACGCCACCACCGAGTATCCCTACGTGTTCAAGCACGTGCCCATGAAGGGCAACTTTACCAAGGTGGAGGGTGAATACAGATACTTCTGGGCGCCCAGATACATGGTGACCGACGCCGACGGCAACAAGGTGCCCGGCGAATACACCGGCGATCCCTCCAAGGACAGGAGAGGCGTGGTGGCCGTGAGGGTCAAGGGCGGCGTCATATCCGGCACAGTGCCCTTCTTCGAACAGTTCTTCGTGGGCGGCGCAGACACGGTGAGAGGCTACACCGAGGACCGGTTCTGGGGCAAGAGGATGGTGTTTGCCAATCTGGAATACAGAAAGCCCATACTGGACTACTTTACCCTGGTGGCCTTTTTCGACTACGGCAGCGCCTGGGGTTCCAGCGAGACCATCAACTACAAGGACCTGAAGCAGAACTACTCCTTCAAGGGCCATTACGGCTACGGTCTGGGAGCCCGGTTCAACACCCCCATAGGCAACCTGAGGCTTGACTGGGGCTTCGGCGACGAAGGGAACAAGGCCCATTTCAGCATGGGACACATGTTTTAG
- the miaA gene encoding tRNA (adenosine(37)-N6)-dimethylallyltransferase MiaA has translation MNTGNVIDVLTVEGPTASGKTAVAIELAARLKGEIVSADSMAVYKYMNVGTAKPDALEQSRAVFHLIDCVEPEEEYNAGQYEADACRALEDIRSRGLLPILCGGSGLYIKAALEGLDSDVPQCDPRVRSLVERVYRRKGPDYMRELLRQTDPEIYARTDAQNPRRVLRLIEIMKQTGRTATEVFARPNARRKALRSLRFGLTMDRAHLYRRINERVDRMLAEGLEDEARLLMSRGSVTALQAIGYKEMAEYLRGECSLETAAENIRTATRHLAKRQISWFGREKSIIWIDMEKHSPRTAAEEIIRRLEDEVRL, from the coding sequence ATGAACACCGGAAATGTCATCGACGTCCTGACGGTAGAAGGACCTACCGCATCGGGCAAGACCGCTGTGGCCATAGAGCTGGCCGCCCGGCTGAAGGGGGAGATAGTCTCCGCCGATTCCATGGCCGTGTACAAATACATGAACGTGGGCACGGCCAAGCCCGACGCCCTGGAGCAGAGCCGCGCCGTCTTTCACCTGATAGACTGCGTGGAGCCGGAGGAGGAATACAACGCCGGACAATACGAGGCCGACGCCTGCCGGGCCCTGGAGGACATCCGCTCGCGGGGGCTCCTGCCCATACTGTGCGGCGGCAGCGGCCTGTATATCAAGGCGGCTCTGGAGGGCCTGGATTCCGACGTGCCCCAATGCGACCCCCGGGTGAGGAGCCTGGTGGAGCGGGTGTATCGCAGAAAAGGCCCGGACTATATGCGGGAGCTGCTGCGGCAGACGGACCCGGAGATATACGCGAGGACCGACGCGCAAAACCCCCGCAGGGTGCTGAGGCTTATAGAGATCATGAAGCAGACCGGCAGGACTGCCACGGAGGTCTTTGCCCGGCCCAACGCCCGCCGGAAGGCCCTGCGCTCCCTGCGCTTTGGCCTGACCATGGACAGGGCGCACCTTTACCGGCGCATCAACGAGAGGGTGGACCGGATGCTGGCGGAGGGACTGGAGGACGAAGCCCGGCTGCTCATGTCCCGGGGGTCCGTCACAGCGCTGCAGGCCATAGGCTACAAGGAAATGGCCGAGTATCTCAGGGGCGAATGCTCCCTGGAGACAGCCGCGGAAAACATCAGGACCGCCACCCGGCATCTGGCCAAAAGGCAGATCAGCTGGTTTGGCCGGGAAAAAAGCATCATATGGATAGATATGGAAAAACATTCGCCGCGCACTGCGGCGGAAGAAATAATAAGGAGACTCGAAGATGAAGTCAGGCTATAA